The proteins below come from a single Carassius carassius chromosome 11, fCarCar2.1, whole genome shotgun sequence genomic window:
- the fgf9 gene encoding fibroblast growth factor 5 — MTRKDEETESSGDQASRVRHMWLLSMRDVKMREKAAIGESNPTAIGESNPARHQLLYCRVGIGFHLQIVMNGSVWGVHEPSEYSLLRVFAVRPGIVGICGVKSERYLCMNQEGIAQGMKKFSNECLFKEHMEENHYNTYSSVGTGFFLALSQQGQLRKGKKVGRHQACTHFLPRKPLSH; from the exons ATGACGAGAAAAG ATGAAGAAACCGAGTCCTCAGGTGACCAGGCCAGCCGTGTGAGACACATGTGGCTGCTCTCAATGAGGGATGTGAAAATGAGAGAGAAAG CAGCCATAGGGGAGTCTAATCCAACAGCCATAGGGGAGTCTAATCCAGCTCGACATCAGCTCCTGTATTGCCGTGTTGGGATTGGCTTCCACCTTCAGATTGTGATGAACGGCAGTGTTTGGGGCGTTCACGAGCCTTCTGAGTACA GCTTGCTGAGAGTGTTTGCTGTCAGGCCAGGCATAGTGGGTATCTGTGGTGTGAAGAGCGAGCGATATTTGTGCATGAATCAGGAGGGAATCGCACAGGGAATG AAGAAGTTCTCAAATGAATGCCTGTTTAAAGAGCACATGGAGGAGAATCATTACAACACATACTCCTCCGTCGGCACAGGATTCTTCCTGGCTTTGTCACAGCAAGGCCAGCTGAGGAAAGGTAAAAAAGTGGGCCGGCACCAGGCATGCACTCACTTTTTGCCTCGCAAACCCTTATCTCATTAA